The Eriocheir sinensis breed Jianghai 21 chromosome 49, ASM2467909v1, whole genome shotgun sequence genome has a segment encoding these proteins:
- the LOC126981662 gene encoding uncharacterized protein LOC126981662, whose translation MAEFPCKNRQCVSLDRYCDGVRDCGDGSDEPNACSPCNRTYYGRVGSTYTLQVRKPEKGTLPHFCQLTFIASGDVYGDLVQLSIEKFSLGRFVSHTSAGCPDGYMQIEELSRPLNSGYWCGDAWGHNVFYSETSAVSLRIRVFTRLDEQPRDGPAAYLPQDSVMLRISYRFLQKERAVLRYGAPYSPKYRGEDVANTFCDRVFENCDKRNCKIQSPNFPGMYPRNLTCHYRLSQTRVPDGKVALIRVFQRNPHLIYIKDRNAPHLSREQQMRVGSACHVLHDYLVAYDGRSTRAAVLATLCKGGATLSGITSSGPHLLLVFHASPFDFPFQDSPRRRTFGFELDVEVEFVDRASTAYVRPGEACSHEVSSRGQRSGYLQAPAHSLLPNTTCWWRLLAEPSEVVWLYFLHYRHVHHPEMPTPAHCSNTLTITDGDVITAPPPQLTPLIAAAADNTSLTTTLLGRFCRPDKLPRVCSGVHAPGPHAAPCLPGESYVSSSPALTLSLRYAAGTAPAHVEFLARYEFVDKRQWGVPTPGGGPCDRTFTLRPEGLFASPRDVFLFGRGGSRKLRCVYTFQAAPHQRVALRIIRSRMGSACSTEYRHASLRFECSHGGAAGRPAIWVQEQPWPDVAMTRACVCATPRERPFSVLSYTPRLQLVFSVPAMTAQHDYTHFFFEGEYSIVDAAPQGAECDFAARRLEGRFGNFTVGGAAAEETEFEGGGGDPCLALPRLVTATDGSFLFLRLPGTAATQSSAACPADWRLNVYAPGGLAPLASVCPAPRYSYTPVFSSGWRGGGGGGGSGERHHVGRRQQETRDLLLEVAGNASVALRVSWVSVWRPLQTAPLSPAGADLCPHRCPEISACLPPQLWCDGEAHCPDGTDEGAAACGLLAALPWVYLAAGTVLMGSLAALLAAVVVHRRRSQAVKAVAAAVVENNSHGLKSATHDPLLPPEKDSW comes from the exons ATGGCCGAGTTCCCGTGCAAGAACCGCCAATGTGTGAGCCTTGACCGCTATTGCGACGGCGTGCGAGACTGCGGCGACGGTAGCGACGAGCCCAACGCCTGCTCCC CGTGCAACAGGACCTACTACGGGCGCGTGGGCTCCACCTACACGCTTCAGGTGCGGAAGCCGGAGAAGGGCACGCTGCCGCACTTCTGCCAGCTCACCTTCATCGCCTCGGGAGACGTGTACGGCGATCTGGTGCAGCTTAGTATCGAGAAGTTCAGTTTGggcag atTCGTGTCGCACACCTCGGCGGGCTGCCCCGACGGCTACATGCAGATCGAGGAGTTGAGCCGCCCCCTGAACAGCGGCTACTGGTGCGGTGACGCCTGGGGCCACAACGTGTTCTACTCCGAGACCTCGGCGGTGAGTCTGCGCATCCGCGTGTTCACGAGGCTCGATGAGCAGCCGAGGGACGGGCCCGCCGCCTACCTGCCGCAGGACTCCGTCATGCTGCGGATATCCTACCGCTTTCTGCAGAAGGAGCGCGCGGTGCTGCGTTACGGCGCGCCCTACAGCCCCAAGTACCGCGGCGAGGACGTGGCCAACACCTTCTGTGACCGCGTCTTCGAGAACTGTGACAAGCGTAACTGTAAGATCCAGTCCCCGAACTTCCCGGGCATGTACCCGCGCAACCTGACCTGCCACTACCGCCTCAGCCAGACCCGCGTGCCCGACGGCAAGGTGGCGCTGATCCGCGTGTTCCAGCGCAACCCGCACCTCATCTACATCAAGGACCGCAACGCGCCGCACCTGTCCCGCGAGCAGCAGATGCGTGTGGGCTCGGCGTGCCACGTGCTGCACGACTACCTGGTAGCCTACGACGGCCGCTCCACGCGCGCCGCCGTGCTGGCCACGCTGTGCAAGGGCGGCGCGACCCTCAGCGGCATCACCTCCAGCGGGCCCCACCTGCTGCTCGTCTTCCACGCCTCGCCCTTCGACTTCCCCTTCCAGGACTCGCCGCGCCGCCGCACGTTCGGCTTCGAGCTCGACGTCGAGGTTGAGTTCGTCGACCGCGCCAGCACGGCGTACGTGCGTCCCGGCGAAGCGTGCAGCCACGAGGTGAGCAGCCGCGGCCAGCGCAGCGGGTATCTGCAGGCGCCGGCTCACTCCCTGCTGCCCAACACCACCTGCTGGTGGCGCCTGCTGGCCGAGCCCTCCGAGGTGGTGTGGCTCTACTTCCTCCACTACCGCCACGTCCACCACCCGGAGATGCCCACGCCCGCCCACTGCtccaacaccctcaccatcaccgaCGGGGACGTCATCACCGCCCCGCCCCCCCAACTGACCCCCCTCATCGCCGCCGCCGCGGACAACACGAGCCTCACGACCACGCTGCTGGGCCGCTTCTGCCGCCCCGACAAGCTGCCGCGCGTGTGCTCGGGCGTGCACGCGCCGGGGCCGCATGCCGCGCCGTGTCTGCCGGGGGAGAGCTACGTGTCTTCTTCGCCGGCCCTCACGCTGTCCCTGCGGTACGCGGCGGGCACGGCGCCGGCACACGTGGAGTTCCTGGCGCGCTACGAGTTTGTGGACAAGCGGCAGTGGGGGGTGCCCACCCCCGGCGGCGGCCCCTGCGACCGCACTTTCACTCTGAGGCCGGAGGGACTCTTCGCCTCGCCGCGCGACGTGTTCCTGTTCGGCCGTGGCGGCTCGCGCAAGCTGCGCTGCGTCTATACCTTCCAGGCCGCCCCGCACCAGCGCGTGGCGCTGCGCATCATCCGCTCCCGCATGGGCTCGGCGTGCAGCACGGAGTACCGCCACGCCTCGCTGCGCTTCGAGTGTTCGCACGGCGGCGCGGCGGGACGGCCCGCCATCTGGGTGCAGGAGCAGCCGTGGCCGGACGTGGCCATGACCCGGGCGTGTGTGTGCGCCACGCCCCGCGAGCGGCCCTTCTCGGTGCTGAGCTACACTCCGCGCCTGCAGCTGGTCTTCAGCGTGCCCGCCATGACGGCGCAGCACGATTACACGCACTTCTTTTTCGAGGGCGAATACTCCATCGTGGACGCCGCGCCGCAGGGAGCCGAGTGCGACTTCGCGGCGCGGCGCCTCGAAGGCCGCTTCGGGAACTTCACGGTGGGCGGCGCGGCAGCGGAAGAGACGGAGTTTGAGGGCGGGGGCGGCGACCCCTGCCTGGCGCTGCCCCGCCTGGTGACGGCCACGGACGGCTCCTTCCTGTTCCTGCGGTTGCCCGGCACCGCCGCCACGCAGAGCTCCGCGGCCTGTCCCGCCGACTGGCGCCTCAACGTGTACGCGCCGGGCGGCCTGGCGCCCCTCGCCTCCGTGTGCCCCGCCCCACGCTACTCCTACACGCCCGTCTTCAGCAGCGGctggcgcggcggcggcggcggcggcggcagcggggaGCGGCACCACGTGGGGCGGCGGCAGCAGGAGACTCGGGACCTGCTGCTGGAGGTGGCAGGCAACGCCTCGGTGGCGCTACGTGTGTCGTGGGTCAGCGTGTGGCGGCCGCTGCAGACGGCGCCGCTGTCCCCCGCCGGCGCCGACCTGTGCCCGCACCGCTGCCCGGAGATCAGCGCGTGCCTGCCGCCGCAGCTGTGGTGCGACGGCGAGGCGCACTGCCCCGACGGCACGGACGAGGGAGCGGCGGCGTGCGGGCTGCTGGCGGCGCTGCCCTGGGTATACCTGGCGGCGGGCACGGTGCTGATGGGCTCCCTAGCGGCGCTGCTGGCGGCCGTGGTGGTGCACCGGCGCCGCTCGCAGGCCGTgaaggcggtggcggcggcggtggtggagaacAACAGCCACGGCCTCAAGAGCGCCACGCAcgacccgctgctgccgccggaGAAGGACTCGTGGTGA